A single genomic interval of Nitratidesulfovibrio sp. SRB-5 harbors:
- a CDS encoding methyl-accepting chemotaxis protein — protein MKLSVKLTGAFGTLLVLMLMLGLFGIRMFGNVLEDVRDVTTNWLPSIKVLGDMRGALNTVRRAELQHIVAETNAAMDDEERSLEKARADFIDTTRRYEPLISSDEERQLYTKMKADADAYLAVIPQILPLSRARKTEEARAVSVGKARPAFRSALQGVVELVELNDKGASDSGRQIENEVTTARTVNLVLVLASLGLGISATLYIIRSTLAQLGEDPGYLYDVSRQIAAGNLAVQFRSSRYKGVYDAMQQMVGTLKSKIAEAEDKSRQAAAKEQEALAAMREAEEARRQAESAKREGMLQAAQKLEGVVEVVSSASEELSAQIEQSDRGTEEQARRVAETATAMEEMNASVLEVARNAGGAADVSENARRMADEGSAIVGRVVDGIGQVQQQSLALKRDMEELGRQAESIGQIMNVISDIADQTNLLALNAAIEAARAGDAGRGFAVVADEVRKLAEKTMHATQEVGAAVRGIQQGTRTNMEHVDRSVGTIEEATDLARRSGESLREIVRFVDAAADQVRGIATASEQQSAASEEINRAVEQVSAISAETAQAMREAATAVNELANQSQVLKRLVEELKQS, from the coding sequence ATGAAACTGTCTGTCAAGCTTACCGGGGCGTTCGGCACACTTCTGGTGCTGATGCTCATGCTGGGTCTGTTCGGCATTCGCATGTTCGGCAACGTTCTGGAAGATGTCCGTGACGTGACGACCAACTGGTTGCCCAGCATAAAGGTGCTGGGCGATATGCGAGGGGCGTTGAATACCGTGCGCCGTGCGGAATTGCAGCACATTGTTGCGGAAACGAACGCCGCCATGGACGACGAGGAACGGTCCCTGGAAAAGGCCCGTGCAGATTTTATCGACACGACACGCAGATACGAACCGCTTATTTCCAGCGATGAGGAACGGCAACTCTATACGAAGATGAAAGCCGACGCCGATGCCTATCTTGCGGTGATCCCCCAGATCCTCCCCTTGTCGCGGGCCCGGAAGACGGAGGAGGCCCGCGCGGTGTCCGTGGGCAAGGCCCGTCCCGCGTTCCGTTCGGCCCTGCAAGGGGTGGTGGAACTGGTGGAACTGAACGACAAGGGGGCCTCGGACTCGGGGCGCCAGATCGAAAACGAGGTGACCACGGCCCGCACCGTCAACCTGGTGCTGGTGCTGGCTTCGCTGGGCCTCGGCATTTCCGCCACGCTGTACATCATACGCTCCACCCTGGCACAACTGGGTGAAGACCCCGGCTACCTGTACGATGTTTCGCGCCAGATCGCGGCGGGCAATCTTGCGGTGCAGTTCCGGTCCAGCAGGTACAAGGGCGTGTACGATGCCATGCAGCAGATGGTGGGCACCCTCAAGTCCAAGATAGCCGAGGCGGAGGACAAGAGCCGTCAGGCCGCCGCCAAGGAGCAGGAAGCCCTGGCCGCCATGCGCGAGGCCGAAGAGGCTCGCCGCCAGGCGGAAAGCGCCAAGCGCGAGGGCATGTTGCAGGCCGCGCAAAAGCTGGAGGGCGTGGTGGAAGTGGTGTCTTCCGCGTCGGAAGAGTTGTCCGCCCAGATCGAACAGTCCGACCGGGGTACCGAGGAGCAGGCGCGCCGGGTGGCGGAAACCGCCACGGCCATGGAAGAGATGAACGCCAGCGTGCTCGAGGTGGCCCGCAATGCGGGCGGCGCCGCCGATGTTTCGGAAAACGCCCGCCGCATGGCCGACGAGGGATCGGCCATCGTCGGCAGGGTGGTGGACGGCATCGGACAGGTGCAACAGCAGTCGCTGGCCCTGAAACGCGATATGGAGGAGTTGGGGCGGCAGGCAGAGTCCATTGGGCAGATAATGAACGTTATCAGTGATATAGCCGACCAGACAAACCTGCTGGCGCTGAATGCCGCCATCGAGGCGGCCCGTGCCGGTGACGCCGGGCGCGGCTTTGCCGTGGTGGCCGACGAGGTGCGCAAGCTGGCAGAAAAGACCATGCACGCCACCCAGGAGGTGGGCGCAGCGGTGCGCGGCATCCAGCAGGGCACGCGCACCAACATGGAGCATGTGGATCGTTCCGTGGGCACCATCGAGGAGGCCACCGACCTTGCCCGGCGCTCGGGCGAATCGCTGCGCGAAATCGTGCGCTTCGTCGATGCCGCCGCCGATCAGGTGCGAGGCATTGCCACCGCGTCGGAGCAGCAGTCCGCC
- a CDS encoding glycosyltransferase, with protein sequence MHGLKRIWKNLPPQAQSRILKTCCSLLATRRDGHTHGDDPVYVVGSLRSATGIGEGARLYLQSARDAGRQACGVDATSAMLQQAVLPPEGIADCLELSDLATHIGGGTVVIHANPPLFHMVLLRMNRKFLRNKRLVAYWAWELECLPQIYLDALDHVDAVEVPSEFTANAFRRVTDKEVRVVPHKLPEPVLRKAGFCADGVMRCLYVFDMASSCERKNPWAAIAAFAAAFPNGRGASLTLKTSQHQAAPHTYRRLLALADATPGVTLMTENLTAGGLDELYLHHDVYLSTHRSEGYGLTIHEAMLRGLHVAATGWSANMEFMKGPLAHPLPFTLVPVPAGQMPACGKAVRWAEVDTQGAAEVLKALQKTLCTK encoded by the coding sequence ATGCACGGTCTTAAGAGAATATGGAAAAACCTGCCGCCACAGGCCCAGTCGCGCATCCTGAAGACATGCTGCTCCCTGCTCGCGACCAGACGCGACGGGCATACGCACGGCGACGACCCCGTATATGTTGTGGGCAGCCTTCGGAGCGCCACAGGTATTGGCGAGGGCGCCCGGTTGTATCTGCAAAGCGCACGCGACGCAGGCAGGCAAGCATGCGGAGTGGATGCCACGTCGGCCATGTTGCAGCAGGCCGTTCTGCCACCAGAGGGCATAGCAGACTGCCTGGAACTATCGGACCTTGCCACCCATATCGGCGGCGGAACCGTGGTTATCCACGCCAACCCACCGCTTTTCCACATGGTTCTGCTGCGAATGAACAGGAAATTCCTGCGCAACAAACGCCTTGTGGCGTACTGGGCCTGGGAATTGGAATGCCTGCCCCAAATCTACCTCGACGCGTTGGACCATGTGGACGCCGTGGAAGTACCCAGCGAATTCACGGCCAATGCCTTCCGCCGCGTGACGGACAAAGAGGTGCGCGTGGTGCCGCACAAACTGCCCGAACCCGTGCTCCGCAAGGCAGGCTTCTGCGCGGACGGCGTGATGCGCTGCCTGTACGTCTTCGACATGGCCTCATCATGCGAGCGCAAGAACCCCTGGGCGGCCATTGCTGCCTTTGCCGCGGCCTTTCCCAACGGGCGAGGAGCTTCGCTCACGCTCAAGACCAGCCAGCACCAGGCAGCGCCGCACACCTACAGACGCCTACTGGCACTAGCCGATGCTACGCCCGGCGTAACCCTGATGACAGAAAACCTCACGGCTGGCGGTCTGGATGAGCTGTATCTGCACCATGACGTATATCTTTCGACGCATCGGTCAGAAGGCTATGGCCTGACCATCCATGAAGCAATGCTGCGTGGACTGCATGTGGCGGCCACGGGATGGTCCGCCAACATGGAATTCATGAAGGGACCGTTGGCGCATCCTTTGCCCTTCACACTGGTGCCGGTTCCTGCGGGGCAGATGCCTGCCTGCGGGAAGGCAGTGCGCTGGGCGGAAGTGGATACCCAAGGGGCAGCCGAAGTCTTGAAAGCCCTACAAAAAACACTCTGTACAAAATAA
- a CDS encoding glycosyltransferase family 2 protein, protein MLKGAYFFEPSACVRDIRVLSRIEYAPCAIIIVNYNGSSDTCVCIESLASLVVQPKMIVVVDNGSTDDSCDVIERFWREFSRFQGDSFAVLDASGVPPETARNVFIKSKRNGGFSAGNNIALRALANIDGLECFWLLNNDTIPDPHALSELMRCVAESPNIGLAGSTLVYAGRPDTIQCAGGGWYFPLWGGTRHYLEGKPFPLSEIPRNGPKPLEYICGASMLITAAAFSKLGLLDEDYFLYYEDVEYGLRARRMNFQAVWVAESVVYHKEGASTCPQSDSSRGSKPLLIDFLSIRNRLWLSRKYYPYIFPVVVFSLIGVAIKRLMRNQASRLRIIFIALAHCLKGTMGKPNLRIF, encoded by the coding sequence ATGTTGAAGGGCGCGTACTTTTTTGAGCCAAGCGCTTGCGTGAGGGATATTAGAGTGTTGAGCAGAATTGAATATGCTCCTTGCGCAATAATTATAGTTAACTATAACGGATCTAGCGATACATGTGTATGTATCGAGAGTCTTGCGTCTTTGGTTGTGCAGCCCAAGATGATTGTTGTTGTTGACAATGGGTCAACAGATGATTCGTGTGATGTTATCGAGCGCTTTTGGAGAGAGTTTTCCAGATTTCAAGGCGACTCGTTTGCTGTTTTAGATGCTTCGGGCGTTCCGCCGGAAACGGCACGCAATGTTTTTATAAAATCCAAGCGTAATGGCGGGTTTTCAGCGGGAAATAATATTGCGTTAAGGGCTTTGGCGAATATTGATGGTCTTGAGTGTTTTTGGCTGCTTAACAATGATACAATCCCAGATCCACACGCATTGTCAGAGCTAATGCGTTGTGTTGCAGAGAGTCCAAATATTGGCCTTGCCGGTTCAACCCTGGTGTACGCAGGCAGGCCCGATACAATACAGTGTGCAGGCGGTGGGTGGTACTTTCCTTTATGGGGAGGCACTCGTCATTATCTTGAAGGTAAGCCGTTCCCGTTGTCGGAGATACCTCGGAATGGCCCAAAGCCTTTGGAATACATTTGTGGTGCATCCATGTTGATCACGGCAGCTGCATTTTCCAAGCTTGGGCTTTTAGATGAAGATTATTTTTTATATTACGAAGATGTTGAATATGGATTGCGTGCAAGGCGAATGAATTTTCAGGCAGTATGGGTTGCTGAAAGTGTCGTCTACCACAAGGAAGGTGCTTCTACGTGCCCTCAAAGTGATAGTTCCAGAGGGTCCAAGCCGTTATTGATAGATTTTCTCTCCATCAGGAATAGGCTTTGGTTGTCCAGAAAATATTACCCATATATTTTCCCTGTAGTTGTTTTTAGCCTGATTGGTGTGGCAATCAAACGGTTAATGAGAAATCAGGCAAGCCGCCTGCGTATTATATTCATTGCTCTGGCTCATTGCCTTAAGGGCACGATGGGTAAGCCGAATTTACGTATTTTCTAG
- a CDS encoding PAS domain-containing protein, with protein sequence MTSNEHMTSTDLVAFYAPRLDAMDTPALLLDGDGGVLYANKPARLLRGADGDAERTTETKGARPKLSAPGCPAPAHGWLHDEVPPVPQGGTPVRESRTRITLPDGAGIRQISWTCVAVPVPGTGGEGGTEKGERAHPDGWKGARHGESARQTGNGGAIRHAGMWEMCGPSETDETDETDETGETDGANGAGGPGGAGGADAADDRSSESGTGSVIRPPYPARTIHLAWGRLRTTEGGQEMGFTILPNGVIQAVSPALCAICGYTRDELVGRSAREFYFTSTARKRIVSQLIKRAEVENGEVTLRRKDGSPLALWYTAESIRDAAGRMVAYSGYFQERPFAFSSKLASDFSRVVDALPGLAWVCGRDLRIVAVNDAYLAAYGRTRDEVMGRTEYDFLPPELARYPVEAALKVFEEKRELEHPAVPHLLDPSVWYRVIRRPIFDDNRQEVIGLLGIAQDISAKVVQENAFIEQLHTHQGDVVVVTDDQGRILRRSRQTLTPAIFGRQEPYDAYTLDMGPVLDLLHESDLPAVRQALLRAMREHREQHFECRIRNLSGSYSTVHARLVYNDTIYGEPRVYVVARDVSGEMGLRQAPMVLERLKEAAGARTDRELASFLNVSAASISNARKNGRIPPDWLIDAGLRTGRSIDWLVRGVV encoded by the coding sequence ATGACCAGCAATGAACACATGACCAGCACTGACCTTGTAGCCTTCTATGCTCCCCGGCTGGATGCCATGGACACCCCCGCCCTGCTGCTGGATGGCGATGGTGGCGTGCTGTACGCCAACAAACCCGCCCGGCTGCTGCGCGGGGCGGACGGTGATGCGGAGCGCACCACGGAAACAAAGGGGGCGCGCCCGAAATTGTCCGCGCCGGGTTGTCCGGCGCCCGCTCACGGCTGGCTGCACGACGAAGTGCCCCCCGTGCCCCAAGGCGGCACGCCAGTGCGCGAAAGCCGCACCCGAATCACCCTGCCCGACGGCGCTGGCATCCGGCAGATAAGCTGGACCTGCGTGGCCGTGCCCGTGCCCGGCACGGGCGGGGAAGGAGGTACGGAAAAAGGCGAAAGGGCGCACCCGGACGGGTGGAAGGGTGCTCGACACGGCGAATCTGCCCGACAGACCGGGAACGGTGGCGCGATCCGGCATGCGGGCATGTGGGAGATGTGCGGCCCTAGTGAAACGGACGAAACGGACGAAACCGATGAAACCGGCGAAACGGATGGAGCGAACGGAGCGGGCGGACCGGGCGGAGCGGGCGGAGCGGACGCAGCGGATGACCGGAGCAGTGAAAGCGGCACCGGCAGCGTAATCCGCCCCCCCTATCCGGCCCGCACCATCCATCTGGCCTGGGGCCGCCTGCGCACTACCGAGGGGGGGCAGGAAATGGGCTTCACCATTCTGCCCAACGGAGTCATCCAGGCGGTCAGCCCCGCGCTGTGCGCCATTTGCGGCTACACGCGGGACGAACTGGTGGGCCGGTCCGCGCGGGAGTTCTACTTTACCTCCACGGCACGCAAGCGCATCGTCAGTCAACTCATCAAGCGGGCGGAGGTGGAGAACGGCGAGGTGACCCTGCGGCGCAAGGACGGATCGCCCCTGGCCCTGTGGTACACGGCCGAATCCATCCGCGATGCGGCGGGCCGCATGGTGGCCTACAGCGGCTACTTTCAGGAGCGCCCGTTCGCCTTCTCGTCCAAGCTGGCCAGCGACTTTTCGCGCGTGGTGGATGCCCTGCCGGGCCTGGCATGGGTATGCGGGCGCGACCTGCGCATCGTGGCCGTCAACGATGCGTATCTTGCCGCATACGGCCGTACGCGCGACGAGGTGATGGGCCGCACCGAATACGACTTCCTGCCACCGGAACTGGCCCGCTACCCCGTGGAGGCGGCGCTGAAGGTGTTCGAGGAAAAACGGGAGCTGGAACACCCGGCGGTGCCGCACCTGCTGGACCCTTCCGTGTGGTACCGGGTGATCCGGCGACCCATCTTCGACGACAACCGGCAGGAAGTCATCGGCCTGCTGGGCATCGCGCAGGATATTTCCGCCAAGGTGGTGCAGGAAAACGCCTTCATCGAGCAACTGCACACCCACCAGGGCGACGTGGTGGTGGTGACCGACGATCAGGGGCGGATATTGCGGCGATCACGCCAGACGCTGACCCCGGCCATATTCGGGCGGCAGGAGCCGTACGACGCCTACACCCTGGACATGGGGCCGGTGCTGGACCTGCTGCACGAAAGCGACCTGCCCGCCGTGCGCCAGGCACTGCTGCGGGCCATGCGCGAACACCGCGAACAGCACTTCGAATGCCGCATCCGCAACCTGTCGGGCAGCTATTCCACCGTGCACGCCCGACTGGTGTACAACGACACCATCTACGGCGAGCCGCGCGTGTACGTGGTGGCGCGCGACGTTTCCGGCGAGATGGGACTGCGCCAGGCACCCATGGTGCTGGAACGCCTGAAGGAGGCGGCGGGGGCACGCACCGACCGCGAGCTGGCGAGCTTCCTGAACGTGTCGGCGGCGTCCATTTCCAACGCCCGCAAGAACGGGCGCATCCCGCCGGACTGGCTCATCGATGCGGGGTTGAGGACGGGGAGGTCGATCGACTGGCTGGTGAGGGGCGTTGTGTAA
- a CDS encoding glycosyltransferase: MNIARTIYVVTPVRNGAATIRKTIDSVLAQFRQGQLFYHVQDGGSSDGTIDILRSVAGAIADFPEAYPNVTFSWESSADSGMYDAINKALNGLDIPGDAFVGWLNADDLLADGAVQAVEAAAKIYGVEWVYGLTSVIALGGDEHVKQELYPRALLAAGIADGRFWRFFQQEGCFFRKRLWDAAGGCDSSFKLAGDWDLWRNMADRAEPVFIPQKLGSFVVREGQLSADMACYQAEISHRLACKRRRWRAAQLACFSALRSPILNLETGIIVRKGVPVKDRMRCLAEVLSVRKAISKFKSVFLQCSRLG; this comes from the coding sequence AGACTATTGACAGTGTGCTTGCGCAGTTTCGACAAGGTCAGTTGTTTTATCATGTTCAGGATGGAGGATCGTCGGACGGAACAATTGATATTCTGCGTTCTGTGGCGGGAGCGATCGCTGATTTTCCAGAGGCGTACCCAAATGTGACATTTTCATGGGAATCAAGTGCAGATTCTGGAATGTATGATGCGATAAATAAGGCGCTGAATGGTCTGGATATACCTGGTGATGCGTTCGTTGGTTGGCTGAACGCAGATGACTTGCTGGCTGATGGCGCCGTACAGGCAGTAGAGGCGGCTGCTAAAATTTACGGAGTAGAGTGGGTTTACGGTTTGACATCGGTCATTGCTCTCGGCGGTGACGAGCATGTGAAGCAAGAGCTTTATCCGCGTGCCCTGCTTGCGGCGGGAATCGCTGATGGGCGTTTCTGGCGTTTTTTTCAGCAGGAGGGATGTTTTTTTCGTAAAAGGCTGTGGGACGCTGCCGGGGGGTGCGATTCGTCGTTCAAGCTTGCTGGGGACTGGGATTTGTGGCGCAACATGGCCGACAGGGCCGAACCGGTATTTATTCCTCAAAAGCTCGGTTCCTTTGTGGTGCGGGAGGGGCAGCTGTCTGCGGATATGGCGTGTTATCAGGCTGAAATTTCGCACCGCCTTGCGTGTAAAAGGCGACGGTGGCGGGCAGCGCAGTTGGCGTGCTTCAGCGCTTTGCGGTCACCCATTCTGAATTTGGAGACGGGTATCATTGTGCGCAAGGGGGTGCCGGTGAAGGACAGGATGCGTTGCCTGGCCGAGGTCCTGTCTGTGCGCAAGGCGATTTCCAAATTCAAATCTGTTTTTTTGCAATGTAGCAGGCTGGGTTGA
- a CDS encoding SagB/ThcOx family dehydrogenase, with the protein MPHMTTPGARMTRRAALAALALLGGTLAVTGLPGPTGQPVGENEKGLAGRARRALRPLRTGMAHAAQGAVSLPPPDISGTAGGAGNKTLMQALAARSSTRSFRDAPIPEQVLGDLLWTAWGINRPDGRRTVPTARNRQGMDVYVIRADGAWRYDGSAHALLPAATGDLRPLLARQSFVAAAPLTLVYTAATAEDPAYAAMHAGSMYQGAGLFCASAGLGNVVRASYDETALHAALRLPADRRIVISQTVGWPGN; encoded by the coding sequence ATGCCGCACATGACCACCCCGGGCGCCCGCATGACGCGGCGCGCCGCACTGGCAGCGCTGGCCCTGCTGGGCGGAACGCTGGCCGTGACCGGGTTGCCCGGCCCGACCGGGCAGCCTGTCGGAGAAAACGAGAAGGGACTGGCGGGACGGGCGCGGCGTGCCCTGCGGCCCCTGCGCACCGGAATGGCCCACGCCGCACAGGGCGCGGTGTCCCTGCCGCCGCCGGACATTTCCGGCACGGCGGGCGGCGCGGGGAACAAAACGCTGATGCAGGCGCTGGCGGCGCGCTCCTCCACCCGGTCCTTCCGCGATGCCCCCATCCCCGAGCAGGTGCTGGGAGACCTGTTGTGGACCGCTTGGGGCATCAACCGTCCCGACGGACGACGCACCGTGCCCACGGCCCGGAACCGCCAGGGCATGGATGTATATGTGATACGCGCCGACGGGGCCTGGCGCTACGACGGCAGCGCGCACGCCCTGCTACCCGCTGCCACCGGCGACCTGCGCCCCCTGTTGGCCCGCCAGTCGTTCGTTGCCGCGGCCCCGCTTACACTGGTGTATACCGCCGCCACGGCAGAAGACCCGGCATACGCCGCCATGCATGCGGGATCCATGTATCAGGGGGCGGGATTGTTCTGCGCGTCCGCCGGGCTCGGCAACGTGGTCCGCGCCAGCTACGACGAAACGGCCCTGCATGCCGCCCTGCGCCTGCCCGCCGACCGGCGCATCGTCATCAGCCAGACCGTGGGCTGGCCCGGAAACTGA
- a CDS encoding glycosyltransferase family 2 protein, which yields MTATYNAGATLACLLDSLAAQSCRDFELVVQDGGSVDDTIAVLESYRSCLPALSLASGPDSGIYDAWNKALRVVRGQWVLFLGADDRLAGPTVLQSMKGALLLVAPEVLYAVGGVTLFAVSGEYYGEYPVDVDNAVQRLRREMIFCHTGVLHRRSVFRGELFDSTYRVLGDYDFFCRTVLDDRQVAKLDVTVTHMALGGVSSRLCSQPRIFLESLRIAMRHAGAISSRHMRVGCVVAAVALLCRVLGPVRAAGFVNITRKWRGKRPFWS from the coding sequence GTGACAGCAACGTATAATGCGGGAGCGACGTTGGCGTGTCTGCTTGATTCCTTGGCTGCACAGTCGTGCCGGGACTTCGAGCTCGTGGTGCAGGATGGTGGGTCCGTCGACGACACCATAGCGGTTCTCGAGTCGTATAGGTCATGCCTGCCGGCGCTGTCATTGGCTTCCGGTCCCGATAGCGGGATTTACGATGCATGGAACAAGGCTCTGCGGGTGGTTCGCGGACAGTGGGTGCTGTTTCTTGGCGCTGACGATCGCTTGGCGGGCCCGACCGTGCTCCAGAGCATGAAGGGTGCGCTTCTTCTGGTTGCTCCGGAGGTTTTGTACGCTGTTGGTGGGGTGACCCTTTTTGCTGTATCGGGTGAGTATTACGGGGAATATCCGGTTGATGTGGATAATGCGGTGCAGCGATTGCGCCGCGAGATGATCTTCTGCCACACTGGCGTGTTGCACAGGCGTTCTGTTTTTAGGGGTGAGTTGTTTGACAGCACGTATCGCGTGCTGGGTGATTATGATTTTTTTTGTCGCACTGTGCTTGATGACCGGCAAGTCGCTAAGCTGGATGTTACGGTCACCCACATGGCGTTGGGTGGTGTTTCCTCGCGGCTATGCTCTCAGCCGCGAATTTTTCTGGAGTCGCTGAGGATCGCTATGAGGCATGCGGGGGCCATATCTTCGCGCCATATGCGGGTAGGATGTGTTGTCGCCGCTGTTGCTTTATTGTGTCGTGTTCTTGGGCCTGTGCGGGCGGCTGGTTTCGTTAATATCACGCGCAAGTGGCGGGGAAAACGTCCGTTTTGGAGTTAA
- a CDS encoding OmpP1/FadL family transporter, whose protein sequence is MRKPLFLLCLVLVALLLPLHAHASGYAVYEWSARGTALGGAMVARDADPSSVAYNPANITDLPGAQVQVGATAIKPAATMDFKSASQTDRDFSDAIWGLPTAYYTQQLNDHYWFGFGVFSRVGLGTEYAGGDNWAGRYNCSYAGIQSLTFNPNLAMKFSDQFSMAVGVEATYLRFMYDSTVPLADVKQEIDADGWAYGLNAGARYKPYDWLAFGLAWRSQIDLKVTGDVDFTRKKVTSPPTISQGGISGTEPLPESVTFGVMVKPIDRLSLEADVVWTRWSAYEALTMDYDPALLGMYPTVSKEKDWKNTWRFQFGAEYALTDSVDLRAGYVYDQSPINDKYEDFAVPCSDRQIVSVGAGWKVDQNWVVDVFYGYLWMVDRHYDARPVNYINYEVEREDAHAHMAGLSVTYKF, encoded by the coding sequence ATGCGAAAGCCATTGTTCCTGCTGTGTCTGGTCCTTGTTGCGCTGCTGCTGCCGTTGCATGCGCACGCCTCCGGCTATGCCGTCTACGAATGGAGCGCACGCGGCACCGCGCTGGGCGGCGCCATGGTTGCCCGCGATGCCGATCCCTCCTCGGTGGCCTACAATCCCGCCAACATCACTGACCTGCCGGGGGCGCAGGTGCAGGTGGGCGCCACGGCCATCAAGCCCGCCGCCACCATGGATTTCAAAAGCGCGTCCCAGACCGACCGTGATTTCTCGGATGCCATCTGGGGGCTGCCTACCGCCTATTACACGCAGCAGTTGAACGACCACTACTGGTTCGGCTTCGGCGTCTTTTCGCGCGTGGGGCTGGGCACCGAATACGCGGGCGGCGACAACTGGGCCGGGCGCTACAACTGTTCGTACGCGGGCATTCAGTCGCTGACCTTCAACCCCAACCTGGCCATGAAGTTTTCCGACCAGTTCTCCATGGCCGTGGGTGTGGAAGCCACCTACCTGCGCTTCATGTATGACAGCACCGTCCCCCTGGCGGACGTGAAGCAGGAAATCGACGCCGACGGCTGGGCCTACGGGCTCAACGCGGGGGCGCGATACAAGCCGTACGACTGGCTGGCCTTCGGCCTTGCCTGGCGCAGCCAGATCGACCTGAAGGTGACTGGGGACGTGGACTTTACCCGAAAGAAGGTGACCTCCCCGCCGACAATCAGCCAGGGCGGCATTTCCGGCACCGAACCCCTGCCCGAGTCGGTGACCTTCGGCGTGATGGTCAAGCCGATTGATCGCCTGAGCCTTGAGGCCGACGTGGTCTGGACCCGCTGGAGCGCCTACGAGGCTCTGACCATGGATTACGATCCGGCCCTGCTGGGCATGTACCCCACGGTCAGCAAGGAAAAGGACTGGAAGAACACCTGGCGCTTCCAGTTCGGCGCGGAATACGCCCTGACCGACAGCGTGGATCTGCGCGCGGGTTACGTCTACGACCAGAGCCCCATCAACGACAAATACGAAGACTTCGCCGTGCCCTGCTCCGACCGGCAGATCGTCTCCGTGGGCGCCGGGTGGAAGGTGGACCAGAACTGGGTGGTGGACGTGTTCTACGGCTACCTGTGGATGGTCGATCGCCACTACGACGCCCGCCCGGTCAATTACATCAATTACGAAGTGGAGCGCGAAGATGCCCACGCCCACATGGCGGGGCTCAGCGTCACCTACAAGTTCTAG